From the Hevea brasiliensis isolate MT/VB/25A 57/8 chromosome 15, ASM3005281v1, whole genome shotgun sequence genome, one window contains:
- the LOC110670296 gene encoding uncharacterized protein LOC110670296 isoform X2, which produces MAQMETLGILEEIEALVSDKLQVVSYKWLSRNFLVSSNAAKRLLQEFVEKHRSGLEVVYTLSGWLKNNPPSYHIRLVSGPKLEEAKQEFDGNCSLHIYSVQAAIPRDPAALWNDEFVQAEELFKQPSTVDNCLRDNRFCGILNPFVKRNVDETPVKNAAPQTKSVGILGRSNSNSAYKSIIVPPPQQIKVDQSGPKVGHQSTNLVKDVKPEIHGIGVHNQAMPLLDGEKVPPLPTNEKKGQSDKSSIGNGGSLANCWGRASAKSKLTSAPAGNNSLISNPTESQICALKAMEDRSSDDEAQHVKRASNGEGGRKRRVVLDYSDDESEDAVSLASPDHPKGAISKTHPEKPIVNDQNEEKLKVKEEKSTDGVSNQVLKENFSVACKSMNSKDTYKENIQNRINGDGVKADIVTNAASNSPKRRKVLMTRIDERGREVTEVLWEGEEIETRNADNSAMKKAETNAVTNTVNNRAAAAKKTAVGNAAPSKPGGKAGNKKGGSKDPKQGNLLSFFKRV; this is translated from the exons ATGGCCCAAATGGAAACCCTAGGCATACTCGAAGAGATCGAAGCTCTCGTCTCTGATAAACTTCAAGTG GTTTCATACAAGTGGTTGAGTCGCAATTTTTTAGTGTCATCAAATGCGGCAAAGAG ATTGCTTCAAGAGTTTGTGGAGAAACACAGAAGTGGTCTGGAAGTAGTATATACTCTGTCTGGCTGGTTGAAGAACAATCCTCCCAGTTACCATATAAGGCTTGTTTCGGGGCCCAAACTTGAAG aagCTAAACAAGAATTTGATGGCAATTGCTCGCTTCATATCTATAGCGTGCAAGCTGCAATCCCGAGGGATCCAGCTGCACTTTGGAATGATGAATTTGTACAAGCAGAAGAGCTCTTCAAGCAGCCCTCCACCGTTGATAATTGCTTAAGAGATAACAG GTTCTGTGGGATTCTTAATCCCTTTGTTAAGCGCAATGTTGATGAAACTCCTGTGAAAAATGCAGCCCCACAGACCAAAAGCGTGGGAATCCTGGGGCGGTCCAATAGTAATTCTGCATATAAAAGCATTATAGTTCCACCTCCTCAGCAAATTAAAGTTGATCAATCAGGTCCAAAGGTTGGCCATCAGTCTACCAATTTGGTGAAAGATGTAAAACCTGAAATTCATGGGATAGGAGTTCATAATCAGGCTATGCCTCTTCTAGATGGAGAAAAAGTCCCTCCTTTGCCTACTAATGAAAAGAAAGGCCAGAGTGATAAAAGTTCCATTGGAAATGGAGGTTCATTGGCAAATTGTTGGGGTCGTGCATCAGCAAAGTCAAAACTCACTTCAGCACCTGCAGGCAATAACAGTCTCATTTCAAATCCTACTG AATCTCAAATTTGTGCTCTTAAAGCAATGGAGGATCGGAGCAGTGATGATGAGGCTCAACATGTTAAGAGAGCCTCAAATGGTGAAGGTGGTAGAAAAAGGAGGGTAGTCCTTGATTATTCGGATGATGAGTCTGAAGATGCAGTCAGCCTAGCATCACCTGATCATCCAAAGGGGGCAATCAGTAAGACACATCCTGAGAAACCCATTGTCAATGACcaaaatgaagaaaaattgaaggtaAAGGAAGAAAAATCAACTGACGGAGTGTCTAATCAAGTTCTGAAGGAAAATTTTTCAGTTGCCTGTAAGAGTATGAACTCTAAAGACACCTATAAAGAGAATATCCAGAACCGTATTAATGGAGATGGTGTTAAAGCAGATATAGTTACTAATGCTGCTTCAAATTCACCCAAAAGGAGAAAAGTATTGATGACCCGAATTGATGAGCGTGGTAGAGAAG TAACTGAGGTACTCTGGGAGGGAGAGGAGATAGAAACAAGGAACGCTGACAATAGTGCGATGAAGAAAGCTGAAACTAATGCAGTTACAAATACTGTTAACAACAG GGCAGCCGCAGCCAAGAAGACTGCAGTGGGAAATGCAGCTCCATCTAAACCAGGAGGCAAAGCAGGGAACAAGAAAGGAGGAAGCAAGGACCCTAAACAAGGCAATCTTCTTTCATTCTTCAAGAGGGTTTGA
- the LOC131173897 gene encoding uncharacterized protein LOC131173897 isoform X2 — MGCAGSSQSKADGAVKKIRKPKPWKHPQPITKSQLIQLRDEFWDTAPHYGGRKEIWDALRAAAEADLTLAQAIVDSAGVIVQNADLTICYDERGAKYELPKYVLSEPTNLIRDN, encoded by the exons ATGGGTTGTGCTGGATCCTCACAGTCTAAAGCAGATG GGGCTGTGAAGAAGATTCGGAAGCCAAAACCTTGGAAGCATCCTCAGCCTATAACAAAGTCTCAGCTTATACAGTTGCGTGATGAGTTTTGGGATACTGCTCCTCACTATGGTGGAAGAAAAG AGATTTGGGATGCTCTTCGAGCTGCTGCTGAAGCTGACCTAACCCTTGCGCAAGCTATTGTGGACAGTGCTGGTGTAATTGTTCAAAATGCTGATTTGACAATATGCTATGATGAAAGAG GTGCGAAATATGAACTGCCCAAGTATGTTTTGAGCGAGCCAACCAACTTAATTCGAGACAATTGA
- the LOC110670296 gene encoding uncharacterized protein LOC110670296 isoform X3 has product MSNSYEFLAEAKQEFDGNCSLHIYSVQAAIPRDPAALWNDEFVQAEELFKQPSTVDNCLRDNRFCGILNPFVKRNVDETPVKNAAPQTKSVGILGRSNSNSAYKSIIVPPPQQIKVDQSGPKVGHQSTNLVKDVKPEIHGIGVHNQAMPLLDGEKVPPLPTNEKKGQSDKSSIGNGGSLANCWGRASAKSKLTSAPAGNNSLISNPTASAESQICALKAMEDRSSDDEAQHVKRASNGEGGRKRRVVLDYSDDESEDAVSLASPDHPKGAISKTHPEKPIVNDQNEEKLKVKEEKSTDGVSNQVLKENFSVACKSMNSKDTYKENIQNRINGDGVKADIVTNAASNSPKRRKVLMTRIDERGREVTEVLWEGEEIETRNADNSAMKKAETNAVTNTVNNRAAAAKKTAVGNAAPSKPGGKAGNKKGGSKDPKQGNLLSFFKRV; this is encoded by the exons ATGTCAAACtcttatgaatttttggcagaagCTAAACAAGAATTTGATGGCAATTGCTCGCTTCATATCTATAGCGTGCAAGCTGCAATCCCGAGGGATCCAGCTGCACTTTGGAATGATGAATTTGTACAAGCAGAAGAGCTCTTCAAGCAGCCCTCCACCGTTGATAATTGCTTAAGAGATAACAG GTTCTGTGGGATTCTTAATCCCTTTGTTAAGCGCAATGTTGATGAAACTCCTGTGAAAAATGCAGCCCCACAGACCAAAAGCGTGGGAATCCTGGGGCGGTCCAATAGTAATTCTGCATATAAAAGCATTATAGTTCCACCTCCTCAGCAAATTAAAGTTGATCAATCAGGTCCAAAGGTTGGCCATCAGTCTACCAATTTGGTGAAAGATGTAAAACCTGAAATTCATGGGATAGGAGTTCATAATCAGGCTATGCCTCTTCTAGATGGAGAAAAAGTCCCTCCTTTGCCTACTAATGAAAAGAAAGGCCAGAGTGATAAAAGTTCCATTGGAAATGGAGGTTCATTGGCAAATTGTTGGGGTCGTGCATCAGCAAAGTCAAAACTCACTTCAGCACCTGCAGGCAATAACAGTCTCATTTCAAATCCTACTG CCAGTGCAGAATCTCAAATTTGTGCTCTTAAAGCAATGGAGGATCGGAGCAGTGATGATGAGGCTCAACATGTTAAGAGAGCCTCAAATGGTGAAGGTGGTAGAAAAAGGAGGGTAGTCCTTGATTATTCGGATGATGAGTCTGAAGATGCAGTCAGCCTAGCATCACCTGATCATCCAAAGGGGGCAATCAGTAAGACACATCCTGAGAAACCCATTGTCAATGACcaaaatgaagaaaaattgaaggtaAAGGAAGAAAAATCAACTGACGGAGTGTCTAATCAAGTTCTGAAGGAAAATTTTTCAGTTGCCTGTAAGAGTATGAACTCTAAAGACACCTATAAAGAGAATATCCAGAACCGTATTAATGGAGATGGTGTTAAAGCAGATATAGTTACTAATGCTGCTTCAAATTCACCCAAAAGGAGAAAAGTATTGATGACCCGAATTGATGAGCGTGGTAGAGAAG TAACTGAGGTACTCTGGGAGGGAGAGGAGATAGAAACAAGGAACGCTGACAATAGTGCGATGAAGAAAGCTGAAACTAATGCAGTTACAAATACTGTTAACAACAG GGCAGCCGCAGCCAAGAAGACTGCAGTGGGAAATGCAGCTCCATCTAAACCAGGAGGCAAAGCAGGGAACAAGAAAGGAGGAAGCAAGGACCCTAAACAAGGCAATCTTCTTTCATTCTTCAAGAGGGTTTGA
- the LOC131173897 gene encoding uncharacterized protein LOC131173897 isoform X1: MGCAGSSQSKADGAVKKIRKPKPWKHPQPITKSQLIQLRDEFWDTAPHYGGRKGLLSLYIQKGACLLKYAELHAAMLVVDSVAGESSGKLGSTAAEKEKVPLEFADWVKEGKRKI, translated from the exons ATGGGTTGTGCTGGATCCTCACAGTCTAAAGCAGATG GGGCTGTGAAGAAGATTCGGAAGCCAAAACCTTGGAAGCATCCTCAGCCTATAACAAAGTCTCAGCTTATACAGTTGCGTGATGAGTTTTGGGATACTGCTCCTCACTATGGTGGAAGAAAAG GACTGTTGAGCCTTTATATACAAAAGGGTGCATGCCTTCTTAAATATGCAGAGCTTCATGCAGCTATGTTGGTGGTTGACAGTGTAGCTGGTGAATCCAGTGGCAAATTGGGCAGCACTGCTGCTGAAAAGGAAAAAGTTCCACTAGAATTTGCTGATTGGGTcaaagaaggaaaaaggaagatTTGA
- the LOC110670296 gene encoding uncharacterized protein LOC110670296 isoform X1 encodes MAQMETLGILEEIEALVSDKLQVVSYKWLSRNFLVSSNAAKRLLQEFVEKHRSGLEVVYTLSGWLKNNPPSYHIRLVSGPKLEEAKQEFDGNCSLHIYSVQAAIPRDPAALWNDEFVQAEELFKQPSTVDNCLRDNRFCGILNPFVKRNVDETPVKNAAPQTKSVGILGRSNSNSAYKSIIVPPPQQIKVDQSGPKVGHQSTNLVKDVKPEIHGIGVHNQAMPLLDGEKVPPLPTNEKKGQSDKSSIGNGGSLANCWGRASAKSKLTSAPAGNNSLISNPTASAESQICALKAMEDRSSDDEAQHVKRASNGEGGRKRRVVLDYSDDESEDAVSLASPDHPKGAISKTHPEKPIVNDQNEEKLKVKEEKSTDGVSNQVLKENFSVACKSMNSKDTYKENIQNRINGDGVKADIVTNAASNSPKRRKVLMTRIDERGREVTEVLWEGEEIETRNADNSAMKKAETNAVTNTVNNRAAAAKKTAVGNAAPSKPGGKAGNKKGGSKDPKQGNLLSFFKRV; translated from the exons ATGGCCCAAATGGAAACCCTAGGCATACTCGAAGAGATCGAAGCTCTCGTCTCTGATAAACTTCAAGTG GTTTCATACAAGTGGTTGAGTCGCAATTTTTTAGTGTCATCAAATGCGGCAAAGAG ATTGCTTCAAGAGTTTGTGGAGAAACACAGAAGTGGTCTGGAAGTAGTATATACTCTGTCTGGCTGGTTGAAGAACAATCCTCCCAGTTACCATATAAGGCTTGTTTCGGGGCCCAAACTTGAAG aagCTAAACAAGAATTTGATGGCAATTGCTCGCTTCATATCTATAGCGTGCAAGCTGCAATCCCGAGGGATCCAGCTGCACTTTGGAATGATGAATTTGTACAAGCAGAAGAGCTCTTCAAGCAGCCCTCCACCGTTGATAATTGCTTAAGAGATAACAG GTTCTGTGGGATTCTTAATCCCTTTGTTAAGCGCAATGTTGATGAAACTCCTGTGAAAAATGCAGCCCCACAGACCAAAAGCGTGGGAATCCTGGGGCGGTCCAATAGTAATTCTGCATATAAAAGCATTATAGTTCCACCTCCTCAGCAAATTAAAGTTGATCAATCAGGTCCAAAGGTTGGCCATCAGTCTACCAATTTGGTGAAAGATGTAAAACCTGAAATTCATGGGATAGGAGTTCATAATCAGGCTATGCCTCTTCTAGATGGAGAAAAAGTCCCTCCTTTGCCTACTAATGAAAAGAAAGGCCAGAGTGATAAAAGTTCCATTGGAAATGGAGGTTCATTGGCAAATTGTTGGGGTCGTGCATCAGCAAAGTCAAAACTCACTTCAGCACCTGCAGGCAATAACAGTCTCATTTCAAATCCTACTG CCAGTGCAGAATCTCAAATTTGTGCTCTTAAAGCAATGGAGGATCGGAGCAGTGATGATGAGGCTCAACATGTTAAGAGAGCCTCAAATGGTGAAGGTGGTAGAAAAAGGAGGGTAGTCCTTGATTATTCGGATGATGAGTCTGAAGATGCAGTCAGCCTAGCATCACCTGATCATCCAAAGGGGGCAATCAGTAAGACACATCCTGAGAAACCCATTGTCAATGACcaaaatgaagaaaaattgaaggtaAAGGAAGAAAAATCAACTGACGGAGTGTCTAATCAAGTTCTGAAGGAAAATTTTTCAGTTGCCTGTAAGAGTATGAACTCTAAAGACACCTATAAAGAGAATATCCAGAACCGTATTAATGGAGATGGTGTTAAAGCAGATATAGTTACTAATGCTGCTTCAAATTCACCCAAAAGGAGAAAAGTATTGATGACCCGAATTGATGAGCGTGGTAGAGAAG TAACTGAGGTACTCTGGGAGGGAGAGGAGATAGAAACAAGGAACGCTGACAATAGTGCGATGAAGAAAGCTGAAACTAATGCAGTTACAAATACTGTTAACAACAG GGCAGCCGCAGCCAAGAAGACTGCAGTGGGAAATGCAGCTCCATCTAAACCAGGAGGCAAAGCAGGGAACAAGAAAGGAGGAAGCAAGGACCCTAAACAAGGCAATCTTCTTTCATTCTTCAAGAGGGTTTGA